The genomic DNA ATTTGTTCCATCATCTGATGCATGAAGCCCATGTAGGCATTTTCATCGTGAGGTTGTACTTGCAAGCCTGCCTCTTCCTGATCACAGGCGGCCAACCAGACAAACCCGGCTAAGCAAGCGGGTAAGAAGAATCTTTTCATGTAGCGTTAAACTAAAGCGTTAAAAAAAGTGGAAGTGCTGTTTTTACTAGTGGCGCGAGATGACAGTGCCTGGTACCGACGGTTCTCGAATTCTTTGCGTTGATGTTTGCCTTTAAGGATGCGGGTTTAGCGTGAAAGTGCCTCGATCAACTTCTCTACCCGCTCAGCACTTAACGAGAAACAGGATAGTAAGCATACTGCACATAAGGCCCTACTGGTCTGGCCTCAATTCTACGGATGTAGGTAGAAGCTGTTTTACATGGTTGTTAGAATATTTTATAACTACCCTATATCTGCACAAATAAGCGCATACACGCAAAGAGAAGAGTCACGCCACGCTGCCCTAATTTCGGCTAGCATGCTTCTTGGCCTCATACAACGACAGGGATCCAAAGAAGGTCTTAAACTGGTAAGTTTCCCTCATCCGTTCAAAGCCAGCGTTTTCTAAATAAGTGGGTAATAATTCATTGATATGGTCGGTGGTGGTAGCAAAGCTGTCTACCCATTGAATCAAATAAAATGCAGCATGCATCGTGCCGTGATCGTCGGGGCCTTACCCCAATCAGCCAAGAGAACTTCCCCTCCCGGACGGAATACCTGGTAAATTTCCTTCAGGATCACTCCTTTCTGATGCGCATCCAGGTGATAAAAGATCAGGCGCTACCCGATCGAGGAAAGTATCCTGATAGAGCAAATGCGTTCTATCAAAGGTGTGCAAATGGATCAAGATGTGACATGATCTTGCTTTGCTCCGAGCGCTCTGCAGTATCCTGGGAGCTACGTCCACACCAAATACAGCAGTTTGAGGATAGGTCCGCTTAATCAGACGTGTCAGGGCGGCGGTGCCGCCACCAAAGTCGTATTTCGGATGTATGCTTGATGCACGAGTGTAGCTTTAAACCGCTTTCCAGGCATTGGCCTGCGTAATACCTAGTTATAAGCAGGAGTAAGCCAGTCAAAGCGGAGGGCGGGAATAAATTTCCACAGGGATTGGAAAGGTGAAGGTGAGTACATCGCGTTTAGTGCTTATGTTCACCAGTTTCCTGATGGCCTTCTTCGCCCTCCTCTTCCTGTGATTCTAGGAACCGACCTTGTGGTCCGACGCCTTCCAGGTATGCTAATTGTGAGCCGTGGTGACCCGCCATCGACACGCTATAAGCGGCTCCGATCAGCACCAAGGCGACCACGGCCTCGCCCCACACTTTGTAGCGGGGCAGCCAGAACGTACCCGCTTTAAGCAGCACGGCAATGCCACTGAGCCAAAGCGTGAAGCTGGCGTACTGATCATGTTCTTGCAACACGGCGCGGGCGTGCTCGCTGAGGCCATGGGTGTGCGGGTGCGTGAAGGAAGCCGAAATATAGGCCGTGGCAAATCCAAGCGCGAGCAGCACCAGCGTAACCCAACTTAATTCGCGGCGGAACACCACAAACTGTGCTAACTGCGTTAGCGCAGCG from Catalinimonas alkaloidigena includes the following:
- a CDS encoding methyltransferase domain-containing protein, encoding MHPKYDFGGGTAALTRLIKRTYPQTAVFGVDVAPRILQSARSKARSCHILIHLHTFDRTHLLYQDTFLDRVAPDLLSPGCASERSDPEGNLPGIPSGRGSSLG
- a CDS encoding DUF2231 domain-containing protein — encoded protein: MNFWSLFLVGVLLGSLFVTTAKAHEGEQHDTAHVASTTGLAPTADPEAAHLQPAPTANTPTTAELSDFPTLHPLVVHFPIVLLLIAALTQLAQFVVFRRELSWVTLVLLALGFATAYISASFTHPHTHGLSEHARAVLQEHDQYASFTLWLSGIAVLLKAGTFWLPRYKVWGEAVVALVLIGAAYSVSMAGHHGSQLAYLEGVGPQGRFLESQEEEGEEGHQETGEHKH